The DNA region CGGCCGGCCCCATGTCGAGGCCCAGGCCGCGCAGGAAGCCCGACGCCACCTCCGACGGCGGGATCGACAGCTGCCCGGAGGCGGCCGCCACCACGGACAGCACGACCAGCGCCACGCACAGTCCGGCGATGAGCAGACCGCCCGTGAGCAGGCGGTTCGTCCCGCCAGACTCGCGACGCGGTGCGCGGGCGGCGTGCCGGGCCGGGCGCCGCGCCTCGGTGAGGGTCACAGCGCGTCGGGGGCGTAGAGCGCCACGGCGAGCGCGTTGAGGACGGCCGGGGTGCGGGTGCCGAAGGAGAGCACCAGATCATCGTTCATCGCGATGATGCGCTCGTTCGCGCCGGCGGGGGTCTGCGCCATGGCCGGGAACTTCTCCAGCAGCCCGTCCACACCGCCGACCGAGTCGAGGCCCTTGTTCATCATGATGATCACGTCCGGCTGGGCGGCGATCAGGCCCTCGTCGTTGGCGGGCTTGGCGCCCTTCCACCCGACCTCGGAGGAGACGTCGTACCCGCCGGCCGCGGAGATGAGCTCGTCCGCGCCGCTGTCCTGGCCGAACATGTAGTACACGCCGGCCGCGCCACGGGCGTAGAGGAAGACCGTGCGCAGCTGCTGCGTCTCCGACTCGGGCGCGATCGTGGCGATCGACTCCTCCGCCGCGGCGATCTGCGCGCGGGTCCGCTCGCCCAGCGCGCGCCCCTCCTCCGGCAGGCCGAGGGCGTTGCCCACGGCCTCGGTGAGGGCCTCGACGTTCTCCGGGGAGCGGTGGGAGTCGACGACGACGACGGGCACACCGGCATCGCGCAGCTGCAGCACCACATCCCACGGTCCGAGTGAGGTGTCGGTGATGATCACGGACGGGTTGAGCGCGAGGATCGCCTCGGCGTTGAGCTGGTGTCCGTCGGTGGTCACCAGCGGGACGTCGGCGATCTCCGGGAACGCCGACGAGATGTCGCGGCCGATCACGTTGCCGCCCAGGCCGAGCTCGAACACGATCCGCGACAGGGTTCCGTAGATGTCCAGCGGCAGGATGCGTGAGACGTCCTCCACCTCGACGACCGTGCCCTGGTTGTCGGTCACCACGGCCGGCAGCTGCGGTACCGGGTCGGTGGCGATCGGCCCCACCGGGTCGTCGACGAGCTGGAGCGCGAGCTGTCCCTGGTACGAGCGCGGGTCCTCGAGCGCGGTGACCTCCGACGCGAGCGGGATCCCCGAGATCTTCTCGGTCTCCCCACCTGCACCAGTGGCGACCCCGCAGGAGGCGAGCGAGAGCGTCAGGACCGCAGCGAGGGCGACCCGAAAAGAACCTGAGCGCTGTCTGAACATGGGGAAACTGTAGCACCCATCACTGAGGCAAGCCTAACCTCTATTGCCCTAGCCTTACCTAAGTGCCATCAGTGCACGTCAAGCGCAGGTTTGCTCTCCGACCGCGCCACAAGTGAGCGCATTTCACGTGCGTGGACGATTCGTAGAGGGCTCCACGAGCCATAAGGATTCCGGAACCCCGGAGCCCGGCAAACGCCGTGCGCCCCGGTTCCGGTCGCGAGGATCGGACCCGGGGCGCATGGGTACCGCTGGGGCCGTTCCGACTCCGGTGTCCCCGGGGCCGGAACGCGACCGGTGGGTCAGCCCTGCTCGGCCGCCAGCTTCTTGAGCGACTCGGTCGGCGCGAAGCGCTCGCCGTATGTGGAGGCCAGCTCCTCGGCGCGGGCGACGAAGCCCTTGTAGCCCGAGGCGACCCTG from Dietzia sp. B32 includes:
- a CDS encoding hemin ABC transporter substrate-binding protein, with the protein product MFRQRSGSFRVALAAVLTLSLASCGVATGAGGETEKISGIPLASEVTALEDPRSYQGQLALQLVDDPVGPIATDPVPQLPAVVTDNQGTVVEVEDVSRILPLDIYGTLSRIVFELGLGGNVIGRDISSAFPEIADVPLVTTDGHQLNAEAILALNPSVIITDTSLGPWDVVLQLRDAGVPVVVVDSHRSPENVEALTEAVGNALGLPEEGRALGERTRAQIAAAEESIATIAPESETQQLRTVFLYARGAAGVYYMFGQDSGADELISAAGGYDVSSEVGWKGAKPANDEGLIAAQPDVIIMMNKGLDSVGGVDGLLEKFPAMAQTPAGANERIIAMNDDLVLSFGTRTPAVLNALAVALYAPDAL